One Gambusia affinis linkage group LG15, SWU_Gaff_1.0, whole genome shotgun sequence genomic window carries:
- the LOC122845453 gene encoding rap1 GTPase-activating protein 2-like isoform X1, giving the protein MLRRKRSVSFGGFGWIDKSTVSALRARKQDQLTLPNVPVEDRPPSPPRTAPPTMKSAHFFDMMDKMEQVPEAAEMKTVPLRQKDDYIPYPRIEEVLERGAPYPQVILPQFGGYWIEDPEAPPPSEDPLPKATPPDAPPIQDPPPSSLQCSGAEVEDGGTKEAGGSAPGDYGYHLEETNEAARAYRNHFLGREHLNFFCPVSSLGNLLLSVRHEEEKEHKQLHVIIRSRLKSVYHRLSLAELPDIPSVPELAKLVCDEAASLRFSPVLYPKASQLIVNYDEHEVNNTFKFGVVYQRFGQVSEEELFTNNQESPAFSEFLQLLGETVELQDFKGFRGGLDVSHGQTGSHSVYTIYRGQEVMFHVSTKLPFTEGDAQQLQRKRHIGNDIVAVVFQEEATPFVPDMIASNFLHAFILVQAEKTHSDSATYRVSVTAREDVPPFGPPLPNPAIFRKGPEFRQFLLTKLINAELASYKSERFARLEERTRSALLDGLLDELHRRSQCMLGLGSGMEEEGRGENGHAHGGLLESIKRAMKGRSISMETMSRGGAGLPTSLSGGGLAHLSIEGNMKSPVKRRSGLFPRLLSIDSQTDKHSHRSLFSEQRSFDCSHPMLEVRSELPSNPSSPEAGQRDRIHPKKESSKISRSTSSTCSFSIPSDDAHLTAPSEVSCPLIVCRSPTELKNKNSPRSNLKFRFDKLTHSAAGN; this is encoded by the exons TAAACAGGACCAGCTGACCCTCCCTAATGTCCCGGTGGAGGATCGCCCCCCGTCGCCCCCCCGCACGGCGCCGCCCACCATGAAG tcGGCTCATTTCTTCGACATGATGGACAAGATGGAG CAAGTACCAGAAGCTGCTGAGATGAAGACAGTCCCTCTGAGACAGAAG gACGATTACATTCCTTATCCCAGGATCGAAGAG GTGTTGGAGAGGGGCGCCCCGTACCCGCAGGTCATCTTGCCGCAGTTTGGAGGTTATTGGATAGAGGATCcagaggctccgcccccttcaGAGGACCCGCTTCCTAAGGCCACGCCTCCTGATGCTCCACCCATTCAGGATCCGCCCCCTTCCTCCTTGCAGTGCAGCGGTGCGGAGGTAGAGGATGGAGGAACAAAGGAGGCAGGAGGTTCTGCCCCAGGGGATTATGGGTATCACCTGGAGGAGACCAACGAGGCAGCACGCGCGTACAGGAACCACTTCCTGGGCAGG GAACATCTGAACTTCTTCTGCCCAGTCAGCAGTTTGGGAAACCTGCTGCTGTCTGTGAGACACGAGGAGGAGAAGGAACACAAACAACTGCACGTCATCATCAG GTCTCGTCTGAAAAGCGTGTACCACAGATTATCTCTGGCGGAGCTGCCGGACATCCCCAGCGTTCCGGAGCTGGCCAAG CTTGTGTGCGACGAAGCGGCCTCCCTGCGGTTCAGTCCGGTCCTCTACCCCAAG GCGTCTCAGCTCATCGTCAACTACGACGAACACGAAGTCAACAACACCTTCAAGTTCGGCGTCGTCTACCAGCGCTTTGGTCAG GTGTCAGAGGAGGAACTGTTCACCAACAACCAGGAGTCTCCGGCTTTCTCCGagttcctgcagctgctgggagAAACGGTGGAGCTGCAGGACTTTAAGGG GTTCCGGGGCGGTCTGGACGTCTCCCACGGCCAGACGGGGTCCCACTCCGTCTACACCATCTACAGAGGTCAAGAGGTCATGTTCCACGTCTCCACCAAGCTGCCGTTCACCGAGGGAGACGCACAGCAG ctgcagaggaaacgcCACATAGGAAATGACATCGTGGCGGTGGTGTTCCAGGAAGAAGCCACGCCCTTTGTCCCCGACATGATCGCCTCCAACTTCCTGCACGCCTTCATCCTGGTGCAGGCGGAGAAGACGCACTCGGACAGCGCCACCTACAGG GTTTCTGTCACGGCGCGAGAAGACGTCCCGCCGTTTGGACCACCGCTACCAAACCCGGCCATCTTCAGGAAG ggtCCAGAGTTCAGACAGTTCCTTCTCACCAAGCTCATCAATGCGGAGCTGGCCTCCTACAAGAGCGAACGCTTCGCCCGACTGGAG GAGCGGACCCGCTCCGCCCTACTGGACGGCCTGCTGGACGAGCTGCACAGACGCTCCCAGTGCATGCTGGGATTGGGCTCGGGCATGGAGGAAGAGGGCCGGGGTGAGAATGGCCACGCCCACGGAGGGCTGCTGGAGTCTATCAAG AGAGCGATGAAGGGGCGGAGCATATCCATGGAAACCATGTCGCGCGGTGGGGCGGGGCTGCCCACCAGTCTAAGTGGGGGCGGTCTGGCCCACCTGAGCATTGAG GGCAACATGAAGTCTCCGGTGAAGCGGCGCTCAGGCCTGTTCCCCCGCCTGCTGAGCATCGACAGccagacagacaaacacagcCACAGGAG CCTCTTCAGTGAGCAGCGCAGCTTCGACTGTTCCCACCCCATGCTGGAGGTGAGGTCTGAGCTGCCGTCCAATCCCAGCTCTCCAGAGGCGGGACAACGGGACAG gatTCATCCGAAGAAGGAGAGCAGTAAGATTTCCAGATCAACATCCAGTACCTGCAGCTTCAGCATTCCCTCTGACGATGCTCACCTG ACTGCGCCGTCGGAAGTTTCCTGTCCGCTGATCGTCTGCCGCAGCCCCACAG aactgaaaaacaagaactcTCCCAGATCCAACCTGAAGTTTCGCTTCGATAAGCTGACTCACTCTGCTGCT GGAAACTGA
- the LOC122845453 gene encoding rap1 GTPase-activating protein 2-like isoform X2 encodes MPHGQGKQDQLTLPNVPVEDRPPSPPRTAPPTMKSAHFFDMMDKMEQVPEAAEMKTVPLRQKDDYIPYPRIEEVLERGAPYPQVILPQFGGYWIEDPEAPPPSEDPLPKATPPDAPPIQDPPPSSLQCSGAEVEDGGTKEAGGSAPGDYGYHLEETNEAARAYRNHFLGREHLNFFCPVSSLGNLLLSVRHEEEKEHKQLHVIIRSRLKSVYHRLSLAELPDIPSVPELAKLVCDEAASLRFSPVLYPKASQLIVNYDEHEVNNTFKFGVVYQRFGQVSEEELFTNNQESPAFSEFLQLLGETVELQDFKGFRGGLDVSHGQTGSHSVYTIYRGQEVMFHVSTKLPFTEGDAQQLQRKRHIGNDIVAVVFQEEATPFVPDMIASNFLHAFILVQAEKTHSDSATYRVSVTAREDVPPFGPPLPNPAIFRKGPEFRQFLLTKLINAELASYKSERFARLEERTRSALLDGLLDELHRRSQCMLGLGSGMEEEGRGENGHAHGGLLESIKRAMKGRSISMETMSRGGAGLPTSLSGGGLAHLSIEGNMKSPVKRRSGLFPRLLSIDSQTDKHSHRSLFSEQRSFDCSHPMLEVRSELPSNPSSPEAGQRDRIHPKKESSKISRSTSSTCSFSIPSDDAHLTAPSEVSCPLIVCRSPTELKNKNSPRSNLKFRFDKLTHSAAQGN; translated from the exons TAAACAGGACCAGCTGACCCTCCCTAATGTCCCGGTGGAGGATCGCCCCCCGTCGCCCCCCCGCACGGCGCCGCCCACCATGAAG tcGGCTCATTTCTTCGACATGATGGACAAGATGGAG CAAGTACCAGAAGCTGCTGAGATGAAGACAGTCCCTCTGAGACAGAAG gACGATTACATTCCTTATCCCAGGATCGAAGAG GTGTTGGAGAGGGGCGCCCCGTACCCGCAGGTCATCTTGCCGCAGTTTGGAGGTTATTGGATAGAGGATCcagaggctccgcccccttcaGAGGACCCGCTTCCTAAGGCCACGCCTCCTGATGCTCCACCCATTCAGGATCCGCCCCCTTCCTCCTTGCAGTGCAGCGGTGCGGAGGTAGAGGATGGAGGAACAAAGGAGGCAGGAGGTTCTGCCCCAGGGGATTATGGGTATCACCTGGAGGAGACCAACGAGGCAGCACGCGCGTACAGGAACCACTTCCTGGGCAGG GAACATCTGAACTTCTTCTGCCCAGTCAGCAGTTTGGGAAACCTGCTGCTGTCTGTGAGACACGAGGAGGAGAAGGAACACAAACAACTGCACGTCATCATCAG GTCTCGTCTGAAAAGCGTGTACCACAGATTATCTCTGGCGGAGCTGCCGGACATCCCCAGCGTTCCGGAGCTGGCCAAG CTTGTGTGCGACGAAGCGGCCTCCCTGCGGTTCAGTCCGGTCCTCTACCCCAAG GCGTCTCAGCTCATCGTCAACTACGACGAACACGAAGTCAACAACACCTTCAAGTTCGGCGTCGTCTACCAGCGCTTTGGTCAG GTGTCAGAGGAGGAACTGTTCACCAACAACCAGGAGTCTCCGGCTTTCTCCGagttcctgcagctgctgggagAAACGGTGGAGCTGCAGGACTTTAAGGG GTTCCGGGGCGGTCTGGACGTCTCCCACGGCCAGACGGGGTCCCACTCCGTCTACACCATCTACAGAGGTCAAGAGGTCATGTTCCACGTCTCCACCAAGCTGCCGTTCACCGAGGGAGACGCACAGCAG ctgcagaggaaacgcCACATAGGAAATGACATCGTGGCGGTGGTGTTCCAGGAAGAAGCCACGCCCTTTGTCCCCGACATGATCGCCTCCAACTTCCTGCACGCCTTCATCCTGGTGCAGGCGGAGAAGACGCACTCGGACAGCGCCACCTACAGG GTTTCTGTCACGGCGCGAGAAGACGTCCCGCCGTTTGGACCACCGCTACCAAACCCGGCCATCTTCAGGAAG ggtCCAGAGTTCAGACAGTTCCTTCTCACCAAGCTCATCAATGCGGAGCTGGCCTCCTACAAGAGCGAACGCTTCGCCCGACTGGAG GAGCGGACCCGCTCCGCCCTACTGGACGGCCTGCTGGACGAGCTGCACAGACGCTCCCAGTGCATGCTGGGATTGGGCTCGGGCATGGAGGAAGAGGGCCGGGGTGAGAATGGCCACGCCCACGGAGGGCTGCTGGAGTCTATCAAG AGAGCGATGAAGGGGCGGAGCATATCCATGGAAACCATGTCGCGCGGTGGGGCGGGGCTGCCCACCAGTCTAAGTGGGGGCGGTCTGGCCCACCTGAGCATTGAG GGCAACATGAAGTCTCCGGTGAAGCGGCGCTCAGGCCTGTTCCCCCGCCTGCTGAGCATCGACAGccagacagacaaacacagcCACAGGAG CCTCTTCAGTGAGCAGCGCAGCTTCGACTGTTCCCACCCCATGCTGGAGGTGAGGTCTGAGCTGCCGTCCAATCCCAGCTCTCCAGAGGCGGGACAACGGGACAG gatTCATCCGAAGAAGGAGAGCAGTAAGATTTCCAGATCAACATCCAGTACCTGCAGCTTCAGCATTCCCTCTGACGATGCTCACCTG ACTGCGCCGTCGGAAGTTTCCTGTCCGCTGATCGTCTGCCGCAGCCCCACAG aactgaaaaacaagaactcTCCCAGATCCAACCTGAAGTTTCGCTTCGATAAGCTGACTCACTCTGCTGCT CAGGGAAACTGA